A region of Panicum virgatum strain AP13 chromosome 8N, P.virgatum_v5, whole genome shotgun sequence DNA encodes the following proteins:
- the LOC120685155 gene encoding uncharacterized protein LOC120685155, protein MPIRPRPETSVASVHQRQAEMEAKFEEERRCRMEIEAKLEQERKLREEQSVMLHSMVTWMQVLGTSMNYATPPPPFALPAQPYFPAGPSDTPNQSWNASNNPPPDQNSPAAPWQSCSPPPDRE, encoded by the exons ATgcccatacgcccacggcctgagacttcagtggccagcgtgcaccagagacag gccgagatggaggctaagtttgaggaggagaggaggtgccgaatggagatcgaggccaagctggagcaggagcggaagctgAGGGAGGAGCAGTCGGTTATGTTGCACAGCATGGTCACCTGGATGCAAGTACTTGGCACGTCGATGAACTAtgcgacgccgcctcctcccttcgccttaccagctcagccttaCTTTCCTGCAGGACCTTCTGACACTCCC AATCAGTCGTGGAACGCATCAAACAACCCTCCTCCGGACCAGAACTCGCCGGCGGCTCCGTGGCAATCTTGCTCCCCCCCACCTGACCGTGAGTGA
- the LOC120686042 gene encoding putative laccase-18 — protein MGKQLSMAASIFFMAIVALTAIGEAAIVEHTFVVHEMNMTHLCNTTKVYVVNGQLPGPQLDVTDGDTVIVHLVNQLPHGVTIHWHGIRQLRSCWADGAGYVTECPVPPGGNRTYRFDVAGQVGTLWWHAHVTCLRASIHGAIVVRPKDGRYPFPTPARDVPIVIGEWWTLDLVELDRRNLDGNFEDDPLSATINGKLGDLSNSSGVPEESFVLDVERGKSYLLRFINTALFSEYFFKVAGHTFTVVGADANYLTPFRTDMVTIAPGETIDVLMVADAPPGHYHMTAVANQPPPPDLQIRALSSRGLVRYAGARADNNGLPVPGPRMPGQHDTMPSYYFRGNFTGLAFPGRHRVAAHVDERLFVTLGLGSICRGGKKDCKLRRSNETITVATMNNVSFHHQTAASLLERYYDGNGEGVYTEDFPDNPPRPYNYTDMDLIPVGPLEEVLEPTTKAIRIRRFKYNTSVEIVFQSTSLLQSDPNPMHLHGYDFFVLAQGLGNFDPKKDPKKFNYYNPQLRNTVHVPRVGWVAIRFVTDNPGMWYLHCHFEFHIVMGMATAFIVEDGPTPETSLPPPPPGFQRCGTNGFSKP, from the exons ATGGGGAAGCAACTCTCCATGGCGGCATCCATTTTCTTCATGGCCATTGTCGCCCTGACCGCCATTGGCGAGGCAGCCATCGTCGAGCACACCTTTGTT GTCCATGAGATGAACATGACTCACCTGTGCAACACGACCAAGGTGTACGTGGTGAACGGGCAGCTCCCTGGCCCGCAGCTCGACGTCACCGACGGCGACACGGTGATCGTCCACCTCGTCAACCAGCTGCCGCACGGCGTCACCATCCACTGGCACGGCATCCGGCAGCTCCGCAGCTGCTGGGCCGACGGCGCCGGCTACGTCACCGAGTGCCCCGTCCCTCCCGGCGGCAACCGCACCTACCGCTTCGACGTCGCCGGCCAGGTCGGCACGCTCTGGTGGCACGCCCACGTCACCTGCCTCCGCGCCTCCATCCATGGCGCCATCGTCGTCCGCCCCAAGGACGGCCGGTACCCGTTCCCGACCCCGGCCAGGGACGTGCCCATCGTCATCGGCGAGTGGTGGACGCTCGACCTCGTCGAGCTCGACCGGCGGAACCTGGACGGCAACTTCGAGGACGACCCGCTGTCGGCCACCATCAACGGCAAGCTCGGCGACCTCAGCAACAGCTCCGGCGTGCCGGAGGAGAGCTTCGTGCTCGACGTGGAGCGCGGCAAGAGCTACCTGCTGCGGTTCATCAACACCGCGCTCTTCTCCGAGTACTTCTTCAAGGTCGCCGGGCACACGTTCACGGTGGTCGGCGCCGACGCCAACTACCTGACGCCGTTCCGGACAGACATGGTGACCATCGCGCCGGGCGAGACCATCGACGTGCTCATGGTCGCCGACGCGCCGCCGGGGCACTACCACATGACCGCCGTCGCcaaccagccgccgccgccggacctgcAGATCCGCGCGCTCAGCTCCCGCGGCCTCGTCCGCtacgccggcgcgcgcgccgaCAACAACGGCCTGCCGGTGCCGGGGCCGCGCATGCCCGGCCAGCACGACACCATGCCGTCCTACTACTTCCGCGGCAACTTCACGGGGCTCGCCTTCCCGGGGCGCCACCGCGTGGCGGCGCACGTCGACGAGCGCCTCTTCGTCACGCTCGGGCTCGGCTCCATCTGCCGCGGCGGCAAGAAGGACTGCAAGCTCCGCCGCAGCAACGAGACCATCACGGTGGCCACCATGAACAACGTCTCCTTCCACCACCAGACGGCGGCGTCGCTGCTGGAGCGCTACTACGACGGCAACGGCGAGGGCGTGTACACGGAGGACTTCCCCGACAACCCGCCGCGGCCGTACAACTACACCGACATGGACCTCATCCCGGTGGGGCcgctggaggaggtgctggagccgaCCACCAAGGCGATCAGGATCCGGCGGTTCAAGTACAACACGTCGGTGGAGATCGTGTTCCAGAGCACGTCGCTGCTGCAGAGCGACCCCAACCCGATGCACCTCCATGGATACGACTTCTTCGTGCTCGCGCAGGGGCTCGGCAACTTCGATCCCAAGAAGGATCCCAAGAAGTTCAACTACTACAACCCTCAGCTCAGGAACACTGTCCATGTGCCAAGAGTGGGATGGGTCGCAATTCGCTTCGTCACGGATAATCCAG GGATGTGGTACCTGCACTGCCACTTTGAGTTCCACATCGTCATGGGCATGGCGACGGCGTTCATCGTGGAGGACGGGCCGACGCCGGAGACGAGCCTGCCCCCACCACCGCCGGGCTTCCAGAGATGCGGCACCAATGGTTTCAGTAAGCCTTAA